In Magnolia sinica isolate HGM2019 chromosome 12, MsV1, whole genome shotgun sequence, a single genomic region encodes these proteins:
- the LOC131221291 gene encoding UDP-glycosyltransferase 71K1-like codes for MEEVSLAFLPTPGIGHLISTVELAKRLVKQKPFSITILMMRVPVPGTDAYIKSVAASGLNIRFVDLPTIQIPPSLESQGLQTFFPLFIESHKPLVKDAITKIRASTKTRVAALIIDLFMTTMIDVTMELGIPAYIYFTSGTDLLALMLYLPILHTQIPYEFHEFQGEIEIPGMRPLPPNILPTSLMNKKNEMYTWFVDHGRRFRETQGIIINTFAKLEPTPLEAVANGRCLPDHATPPIYPVGPLIALDDKSQSKSSGLIEWLDQQPYASVVFLCFGSRGAFAPPQVKEMALGLEKSGHRFLWSLRCPSSENPSMAVDAHLDQVLPDGFLDRTKGRGLVWPSWVPQMAILAHPAVGGFVSHCGWNSILESLWFGVPILAWPLYAEQKLNAFQLVKDYGLAVELRLDFDGDGLVSAEELERGVRCLMEDSEEGMEVRKRMKEMGEASRNSVKHGGSSFASLERLADLLSHGSTFPKTDEITGKSHEHLNMVEP; via the coding sequence atggaggaagtgagtCTAGCGTTCTTGCCAACCCCAGGAATCGGGCACTTGATCTCTACCGTGGAATTAGCAAAGCGCCTTGTGAAGCAGAAGCCCTTCTCTATCACAATCCTCATGATGCGCGTTCCTGTACCAGGCACCGACGCCTACATCAAATCCGTTGCCGCCTCTGGCCTCAATATCCGATTCGTCGACCTCCCTACGATCCAGATCCCACCCTCCCTGGAGAGTCAGGGCCTACAGACATTCTTCCCCTTATTCATTGAAAGCCACAAGCCCCTCGTCAAGGATGCCATCACAAAAATCCGCGCCTCGACGAAAACCCGTGTGGCCGCATTGATCATCGACCTCTTCATGACCACCATGATCGACGTGACAATGGAGCTTGGCATCCCTGCATACATATACTTCACATCCGGCACAGACTTGCTAGCGCTAATGCTCTATCTCCCGATCCTCCATACCCAGATACCCTACGAGTTCCATGAATTCCAAGGAGAAATAGAGATTCCCGGGATGCGGCCGTTGCCTCCCAACATCTTGCCAACGTCGCTGATGAACAAGAAAAATGAGATGTATACATGGTTTGTCGACCACGGCCGAAGATTCCGAGAAACACAAGGAATCATCATCAACACATTTGCCAAGCTAGAGCCGACTCCACTTGAAGCAGTGGCCAACGGACGATGTTTGCCCGACCACGCCACTCCACCTATCTACCCAGTGGGACCATTGATCGCTCTCGACGACAAATCCCAATCCAAATCAAGCGGCTTGATTGAGTGGCTAGATCAGCAACCATACGCATCGGTCGTCTTCCTCTGCTTCGGAAGCAGGGGCGCCTTTGCCCCACCGCAGGTGAAGGAGATGGCACTGGGGCTGGAGAAGAGCGGGCACCGGTTCCTTTGGTCGCTGCGGTGCCCTTCATCAGAGAATCCCAGCATGGCGGTTGATGCGCATTTGGACCAGGTCTTGCCGGATGGTTTCTTGGATAGGACCAAAGGGCGGGGATTGGTGTGGCCGTCTTGGGTGCCGCAAATGGCAATCCTCGCCCATCCGGCGGTTGGAGGCTTTGTTTCGCACTGTGGCTGGAATTCGATCTTAGAGAGCTTATGGTTTGGAGTGCCTATATTGGCATGGCCGCTGTATGCTGAGCAGAAGCTCAACGCTTTCCAGCTGGTGAAGGATTACGGTCTGGCCGTGGAACTGAGGTTGGATTTTGACGGAGATGGGTTGGTTAGCGCGGAAGAGTTGGAAAGGGGAGTAAGGTGTTTGATGGAAGACTCCGAGGAAGGGATGGAAGTGAGGAAGAGAATGAAGGAGATGGGAGAGGCGAGTAGGAATTCTGTGAAACATGGGGGCTCTTCTTTTGCTTCCTTGGAGCGTCTTGCGGACTTGCTCAGCCATGGTTCAACCTTTCCTAAAACTGACGAGATAACGGGGAAGAGCCATGAGCATCTGAATATGGTAGAACCATAG